A region from the Chelmon rostratus isolate fCheRos1 chromosome 6, fCheRos1.pri, whole genome shotgun sequence genome encodes:
- the LOC121608479 gene encoding transmembrane emp24 domain-containing protein 6-like — MLLNALLVLLSSRCVIKSEPSFSAVDAGLFGGSDKYDFAVEVPAAGMDCFWHFAHQSGSFYLMYMVQRVTGMANAHKLFVTVTSPQGFLIASKTAAVGQMNFQTEVTGFYRMCLGNHNNQFGGIRVFLNFGVIYEGFEDSKKEMEEGEEVLNSTLANIEESVQKLKNQIFHMWRHYNLIRMRTGQDHYLLLSNLNYITWWSVTQSFVILLSGYLQLLVLKRLFHTNSSRPRC; from the exons ATGCTGTTAAACGCTCTGCTCGTTCTGTTGAGTTCTCGTTGTGTCATAAAGTCTGAACCTTCCTTCAGTGCCGTGGATGCAGGTTTGTTCGGGGGATCAGATAAATATGACTTTGCAGTTGAGGTTCCTGCTGCAGGGATGGACTGTTTCTGGCACTTTGCCCACCAGAGCGGCAGCTTCTACCTCATGTACATG GTACAGCGGGTAACAGGGATGGCCAATGCTCACAAGCTTTTTGTGACAGTCACCTCTCCACAGGGTTTTCTCATCGCTTCAAAGACCGCAGCCGTCGGTCAAATGAACTTCCAGACTGAGGTGACAG GTTTTTACCGGATGTGTCTTGGGAACCACAACAACCAGTTCGGGGGCATCAGGGTCTTTCTGAACTTTGGTGTCATCTATGAAGGCTTTGAGgactcaaagaaagaaatggaggagggagaggaagtcCTCAACAGCACTTTGGCCAATATTGAG GAGAGTGTTCAGAAGCTAAAGAATCAGATCTTCCACATGTGGCGTCATTACAACCTCATCCGCATGAGGACAGGACAGGATCACTACCTCCTCCTGTCAAACCTGAACTACATCACCTGGTGGTCAGTGACACAAAGCTTCGTCATCCTCCTGTCTGGATACCTGCAGCTCCTCGTCCTCAAAAGACTCTTCCACACAAACTCCAGCAGGCCACGATGCTGA
- the LOC121608320 gene encoding pollen-specific leucine-rich repeat extensin-like protein 1 — protein MNASDITADKRREVCWCIISFFCTGTVGSRQAAIQQLIMDTVEIILSICTSIYQMAENVKANKERCQRVTQRVKALQELVLTIKQRGPGRCSVPVENALKELCTTLTSAKMLMTKYSQTKAVMSFLKSESLKDQFCKMNERLTDHLQVLSGALQVEQGNILYKVYETVAGRKQDEEYCSGRASFTNPTTPMPPPSIMSPMPMCSPTAPVPPPSIMSPMPMCSPTAPVPPPSIMSPMPMCSPTTPVPAPSIMSPMPMCSPTTPMPAPSIMSPMPMCSPTTPMPAPSIMSPMPMCSPTTPVPPPSIMSPMSMCSPTTPVPPPSIMSPMPMCSPVAVRYIMPPRPLSIPMAPMPRPGTMVPVLFSNTAVSSTMAPKPVLRITAPVQAPFAPVTFSTQKTSVGRSCVVNKFYCP, from the exons ATGAATGCTTCAGATATAACAGCTGACAAGAGAAGGGAAGTTTGTTGgtgcattatttcatttttctgtactGGCACAGTTGGATCAAGACAGGCTGCTATCCAACAG CTAATCATGGATACAGTAGAAATTATCTTGTCCATATGCACAAGCATCTACCAGATGGCTGAGAATGTGAAGGCCAACAAGGAGCGCTGCCAACGAGTCACACAGAGGGTCAAAGCCCTGCAGGAACTGGTTCTCACCATCAAACAAAGGGGGCCGGGTCGATGTTCTGTCCCCGTGGAGAACGCTTTGAAAGAACTCTGCACCACTCTGACGTCTGCCAAGATGCTGATGACGAAATATTCCCAAACCAAAGCTGTTATGAGCTTTCTGAAGTCCGAAAGCCTTAAAGACCAGTTCTGCAAGATGAATGAAAGACTCACTGATCACCTCCAGGTCCTGTCTGGGGCTCTGCAGGTCGAGCAGgggaacatactgtacaaagtGTATGAAACTGTTGCAGGAAGGAAACAGGATGAAGAGTATTGCAGTGGACGAGCTAGTTTCACTAACCCCACAACTCCCATGCCTCCCCCCAGCATCATGTCCCCCATGCCAATGTGTAGCCCCACAGCTCCTGTGCCTCCCCCCAGCATCATGTCCCCCATGCCAATGTGTAGCCCCACAGCTCCCGTGCCTCCCCCCAGCATCATGTCCCCCATGCCAATGTGTAGCCCCACAACTCCCGTGCCTGCCCCCAGCATCATGTCCCCCATGCCAATGTGTAGCCCCACAACTCCCATGCCTGCCCCCAGCATCATGTCCCCCATGCCAATGTGTAGCCCCACAACTCCCATGCCTGCCCCCAGCATCATGTCCCCCATGCCAATGTGTAGCCCCACAACTCCTGTGCCTCCCCCCAGCATCATGTCCCCCATGTCAATGTGTAGCCCCACAACTCCTGTGCCTCCCCCCAGCATCATGTCCCCCATGCCAATGTGTAGCCCCGTTGCTGTGCGCTACATCATGCCGCCCCGCCCGCTGTCTATCCCCATGGCTCCCATGCCACGACCTGGAACCATGGTCCCTGTGCTGTTCTCCAACACTGCTGTCTCCTCCACCATGGCCCCCAAGCCTGTTCTTAGGATCACTGCCCCGGTGCAAGCTCCTTTTGCCCCAGTGactttttcaacacaaaaaactTCTGTTGGAAGAAGTTGTGTGGTCAACAAATTCTATTGTCCTTAA